AGCCCGCGCTTGAGCGTGTCACGGTCCGCCGGACGTTCGCAAATTTCCCCCATCGCCATCATTGACGACATGGTTTCCACCATCACCACAATCATCACCATCGACATCAGCACCGCCGTCGCCAAATGAAACTCCGGCACCGCGAAGCGCATCGGGTATGGCAACGCCAGCCAGCCGGTCGCCGCCACCAGCGACAGATCCAGCTTCAGCACCAGGCCGTACACCACCGTGCCAACGATGATACCGATCAGTACGGCGATATTTTTCCACATACCGTGGCAAAAAATATAAATCAGCATAATGACGATCAGGGTAAACGCCGCCATCGCCAACGAACCATAACTACCGAAGCCCGGCATCTGGACATCGCCGCCGCCGATCCAGCCGCCGGCGACCGGTAAAATCGACAGGCCGATCAACGTAACGATGCTCCCCATCACCACTTTCGGGAAAAAACGCACCAGCTTACACACCAGCGGCGCACACAGCAGAGTAAAGATCCCGGCGACGATCACCGCGCCGGAGATCCCGCCAATGCCATATTGTTGGCCAATCAGGGTCATCGGTACCAGAGCGGCGAACGTGCAGCCCTGTACAATGGGCAACCGGCTGCCAATCCAGCGGCCAATGCCAATGGACTGTAAAATCGTGCCGCAGCCGCAGATAACCAGATCGGTGCTGATCAACAAAATGATCTGTTCGTTAGTAAAGCCTACCGCTTTGCCGATGATCAGCGGTACGGCGATGGCGCCGGCATACATCACCAGCACGTGTTGCAAACCATAGATCAACATTTTGCCAAGCGGCAGCACTTGATCGACGGGGTGGACTTCCGATGGCAGAGAGTTATCGCCCTGCTCCGGCAGCATCACCGGTTTTGGCTCTGATTCAGACAGTTGTGCAGTTTTCACATTAACTCCTTGTACGGCTCAGCGCAGAACGCGTCTGGCGGCTACGATTCGAGAGCGGCTTCATGCCGCTCCCCTTTTCGGCGTTGCTCTGCAAAAAATGACGAGATTTACAGTAAGGCATCCATCCTCTGCCACAGGCGGCGGGCGACGTCGCTGGCCTCACGGTATAGCGGGGCGACGTCAACGCTGAACTGACGGTTCTCATACACCATTACGCCGTTGACCATCACGCTGTGCACGCTGCTCGCCCCAAGGCCAAAGGCGATATGGCCGGCAACATTGCCGCCAACCAGCGGCGTCGGCGCAGCATAGTCACAGATGGTGAGGTCCGCTTTGAAGCCGGGCGCCACCTCGCCGAAGCGCGCGCCGAAATTACGCGACAGAAGCGTATTGCCAGCACTGAGGAAGCGGGCGAAGCTGTCCGGCCACAAAGGCCCTCCCGCATCGCGATGCTTGAAGAAAGCGAAACGCAGCTCTTCAAACATATCGCTGCCGATCCCATCGGTGCCCAACGCCACGTTGTGATAGCGCATCAGCTGATGGTTGTAGCCAACGTGGTTATTCATATTGGAACGCGCGTTGTGTACCAGGAAGGCGTCATGCTTGTTGAGAATATCGGCATCGCGTTCGCTCAGGTACAGGCCGTGCGCCACCAGCGTCTTGTCATTGATAAGCGCAAACTTCTCCAATCTTTCGATCAGATCCAATCCATAATGGTGATGGCTGTGGGAAACGTCATAACCATCTTCCGCCGCGTGAATATGCAGGCCGCGACCGGTGATCTGACAGGCTTCAGCCAGCATCTCCAGCCCCGCATCCGGCACGGTAAAGGGGGCATGCGCCCCGATATGCGCCTCAACCAGGTAGCTTCCCTGCGACTTCTCGCGATCGATCGTCTGGGCAAAAGCAATATTTTCTTCTATACCGGCCTGAATTTCCCGCATCCCACCATTACGATCGGTGGTCTCAAAGCAGGTCATGCCGCGCAGCCCCACGCGCAGAAAAGCCTTGCGCAGCGTCTCCAGCGAACCTTTGATATACAGCGGCGAAGCATGATGATCGATAACCGACGTACAGCCGCTGCGGATAGACTCCAGCGCACAAATCAGTCCGCTGTAATACAGCGACTCCTCATCCAGCGCCCGATCCAACCGCCACCA
The nucleotide sequence above comes from Serratia rhizosphaerae. Encoded proteins:
- the ssnA gene encoding putative aminohydrolase SsnA, producing the protein MLILKNATVVQLAPALLLEQQDIVIEKGEICAVGSGLAANYPQAKVQDMCGRLVMPGMVCAHNHFYSGLSRGIIADIKPSPDFISTLKNLWWRLDRALDEESLYYSGLICALESIRSGCTSVIDHHASPLYIKGSLETLRKAFLRVGLRGMTCFETTDRNGGMREIQAGIEENIAFAQTIDREKSQGSYLVEAHIGAHAPFTVPDAGLEMLAEACQITGRGLHIHAAEDGYDVSHSHHHYGLDLIERLEKFALINDKTLVAHGLYLSERDADILNKHDAFLVHNARSNMNNHVGYNHQLMRYHNVALGTDGIGSDMFEELRFAFFKHRDAGGPLWPDSFARFLSAGNTLLSRNFGARFGEVAPGFKADLTICDYAAPTPLVGGNVAGHIAFGLGASSVHSVMVNGVMVYENRQFSVDVAPLYREASDVARRLWQRMDALL
- a CDS encoding nucleobase:cation symporter-2 family protein, coding for MLPEQGDNSLPSEVHPVDQVLPLGKMLIYGLQHVLVMYAGAIAVPLIIGKAVGFTNEQIILLISTDLVICGCGTILQSIGIGRWIGSRLPIVQGCTFAALVPMTLIGQQYGIGGISGAVIVAGIFTLLCAPLVCKLVRFFPKVVMGSIVTLIGLSILPVAGGWIGGGDVQMPGFGSYGSLAMAAFTLIVIMLIYIFCHGMWKNIAVLIGIIVGTVVYGLVLKLDLSLVAATGWLALPYPMRFAVPEFHLATAVLMSMVMIVVMVETMSSMMAMGEICERPADRDTLKRGLFACGTATVVGGFFNMFPYAAFAQNVGLVGLTGVRSRFIVGVAGGILIVMGLFPKLAALVVAVPKPVLGGAGIVMFGMVVVSGIRTLGQVDYRNNNNPMVVALTLGVGMLPVLVPQIFQQMPAAAGMFLHSGITIGTAVAIVANILLNGEKAQNTQVNIPGCEACKLEEKKE